The Fluviicola sp. genome contains a region encoding:
- a CDS encoding leucine-rich repeat domain-containing protein, producing MKLLPALIFLCITNFSFSQDTLKIYRWEAIQKANPDTILAIDASKLKWEQIPEKLYAFKNLKYLNISKNKLKELPLEMGVFKSLKTLDATKNDLDGAPIVICQMPKLQRLHLARNRISSLPACTGYLADLKVLDIWDNPINVLPEEILGLKKLEAVDMRGILLGPRFQQKWEESMPQVKWYFDAPCRCVE from the coding sequence ATGAAATTACTGCCCGCACTTATTTTTCTTTGTATCACTAACTTTTCTTTCTCGCAGGATACCCTGAAGATTTACCGGTGGGAAGCTATTCAAAAAGCAAATCCGGACACGATCCTTGCAATAGATGCTTCGAAATTAAAGTGGGAACAGATCCCTGAGAAATTATATGCATTCAAGAATCTGAAATATTTAAATATTTCGAAAAATAAATTGAAAGAACTTCCATTGGAAATGGGTGTTTTTAAATCGCTGAAAACCCTGGATGCAACAAAAAATGACTTGGATGGTGCCCCGATTGTAATTTGTCAGATGCCGAAACTTCAGCGGCTTCACCTGGCAAGAAACAGAATCAGTTCCCTTCCGGCTTGTACCGGATACCTGGCAGATTTGAAAGTGCTGGACATCTGGGATAACCCGATTAATGTGCTTCCGGAGGAAATCTTAGGCTTGAAAAAACTGGAGGCGGTAGACATGCGTGGAATTCTTTTAGGTCCGCGCTTTCAACAAAAATGGGAAGAATCCATGCCACAGGTGAAATGGTATTTTGATGCACCTTGCCGTTGCGTTGAATAA
- a CDS encoding D-alanine--D-alanine ligase, translating into MKLVGLFCGGYSSEFEISLKSAQTIMDNFPKEFEVVPVHVTESGWFVPSGEEKFPFSIESMSFAGKTGERKIDIGLIYIHGNPGENGKIQALLDMKGIPYVNSNALASELSFDKWYCNQFLSRFGIPVAKSLFLKSRQQYSSDEILSELGLPCFVKPSDSGSSFGISKVSQAEDLQNALDKAFEEGDTVVIESFLKGTEVTCGIYRSPEGLVTLPLTEIVTENDFFDYEAKYLGQSQEITPARIPDAIRNKVWETSKDVYNLLQLKSIARIDFMVVNDIPHVIEVNTTPGFSAASLVPQMLAEAGISITDFWSQIFSVELTKK; encoded by the coding sequence ATGAAGCTGGTTGGTTTGTTTTGCGGCGGATATTCTTCGGAATTTGAGATCTCTTTGAAAAGTGCTCAAACTATTATGGATAATTTCCCGAAGGAATTTGAAGTAGTTCCGGTCCATGTAACAGAAAGCGGCTGGTTCGTTCCGAGCGGCGAAGAAAAATTCCCGTTTTCCATTGAAAGCATGAGTTTCGCAGGCAAAACCGGCGAGCGTAAGATCGATATCGGGCTGATCTACATCCACGGGAATCCCGGAGAAAACGGAAAGATCCAGGCTTTGCTCGACATGAAAGGAATTCCGTATGTGAATTCCAATGCACTGGCTTCCGAATTGAGCTTCGACAAGTGGTACTGCAACCAGTTCCTGTCGCGCTTCGGTATCCCGGTAGCCAAATCGCTTTTCTTAAAATCGCGCCAGCAATACAGCTCTGATGAAATCCTCTCGGAATTGGGACTTCCTTGTTTCGTAAAACCATCCGATTCGGGATCCAGTTTCGGGATCAGTAAGGTTTCCCAGGCGGAAGACCTGCAAAATGCACTGGACAAAGCTTTTGAAGAAGGAGACACGGTGGTGATCGAATCTTTCCTGAAAGGAACAGAAGTTACCTGCGGCATTTATCGTTCTCCGGAAGGATTGGTGACCTTGCCATTGACAGAAATCGTAACGGAAAATGACTTCTTCGATTACGAAGCCAAATATTTGGGACAATCCCAGGAAATCACACCGGCGCGTATTCCGGATGCTATTCGAAACAAAGTTTGGGAAACATCCAAAGATGTTTACAACCTGCTGCAGTTAAAATCGATCGCACGTATTGATTTCATGGTGGTGAATGATATTCCGCATGTGATTGAAGTAAATACGACTCCCGGATTTTCTGCTGCGAGTTTGGTGCCGCAGATGCTGGCAGAAGCAGGAATTTCCATTACGGATTTCTGGAGCCAGATTTTCAGCGTGGAACTAACGAAAAAATAA
- a CDS encoding choice-of-anchor L domain-containing protein — protein MKKLLKQVQLTLLSSLVVTIISCTNSVSAQITLSSDVANNYVATICGPGVTFSNVSLTGDSRAIAKFIGGTSAGIGTSMNSGVVLSSGFVNTATALQGGPGVFLSGDNNGNSIPQLDGIAGDDTYDGIILEFDFVPITNSINVNYIFGSEEYNEYVGLGYNDAFAFYISGPGIAGTPNIAVLPGNMPVTIDNINLGSNSSLYRNNIALNNPNVMDGYTVQLTASSNVIACQTYHIRLMIADGGDPIYDSWVFIQENGLFAVGNPPLSLAATYPFGTALYEECFNTNTITFTIPTAQASDYSFNVTWGGTATSGVDYSSLPSSITIPAGQTSINLPINVFTDGITEGVETIECTYPISVCSNGLAIINIDDAAPLTANAGPDTDICGGASSATLTATSANGNGSVTYSWDNGAGSTASVSVSPASTTTYTVTATDQCGRTATDQVTVAVGTPPVIDAGTNTSICPGGSTTLSATGAVSYSWDNGLGAGNGISVSPATTTTYNVTGTAANGCTSTDAVTITVNAVPVVNAGSDQTICQGAMISVSGSGAQTYSWNNGVSNGVSFAPASTTTYTVTGTDVNGCQSTDQVTITVNLLPNVDAGAPQSVCQGGSVTLNGSGAQSYSWNNGVTNGVSFVPASTTTYTVTGTDANGCQSTDQVTVTINPLSNVDAGSPQSVCQGGSVTLNGSGAQSYTWNNGVSNGVSFSPASTTTYTVTGTDANGCTGTDQVTVTVNPLPNVDAGSPQTVCQGLPVTLNGSGAQSYAWNNGVSNGVAFTPSATTTYTVTGTNANGCTNTDQVTITVNPLPNVDAGSPQAVCQGGSVTLNGYGAQSYTWNNGVTNGVSFVPGSTTTYTVTGTAANGCMGTDQVTITVNPLPNVNAGADQSICIGGTIILSGSGAQTYTWNNGVSNGVPFAPGSSQTYTVTGTDANGCVNTDQITVTIVPMPTAVVSADVTEGFPDLTVNFDNNSINASTYNWSFGNGWEIDLTTTAGTQYIYTSPGEYLVVLTAANGSCVDTDTVKIIVNPIPDPIIRIPNIFTPNGDHNNDTFFITATYVKSVKVVIVNRWGDKMCDYDNVNGYWDGVVRGDLASDGVYFFKYEIEGLNGKILTGHGDIQLIR, from the coding sequence ATGAAAAAGCTATTGAAACAAGTTCAATTGACGCTTTTGTCGTCATTGGTTGTGACGATTATAAGTTGCACCAATTCTGTCAGCGCACAGATTACTTTAAGCTCCGATGTCGCCAATAATTACGTGGCCACCATCTGCGGTCCGGGAGTAACTTTTTCCAACGTATCACTTACCGGAGATTCAAGAGCCATTGCCAAATTTATAGGCGGTACTTCTGCAGGTATCGGTACATCCATGAACTCGGGAGTTGTTTTGAGCAGCGGATTTGTGAATACTGCCACGGCACTTCAGGGAGGTCCGGGAGTATTTTTGAGCGGAGACAATAATGGTAATTCTATTCCTCAATTGGATGGAATTGCCGGCGATGATACTTATGATGGAATCATCCTGGAGTTTGACTTTGTTCCCATCACCAATAGTATCAATGTAAATTACATTTTTGGTTCGGAAGAGTACAATGAATATGTTGGTTTGGGGTATAATGATGCCTTTGCGTTTTATATTTCAGGGCCGGGAATAGCCGGAACACCAAACATCGCCGTGCTACCGGGTAATATGCCTGTAACCATTGATAATATCAATCTCGGGTCGAACAGTTCTTTGTATAGAAATAATATTGCATTGAACAACCCGAATGTCATGGATGGGTACACTGTTCAGTTGACTGCCAGCAGTAACGTAATTGCTTGTCAAACTTATCATATCCGTTTGATGATAGCAGATGGTGGTGACCCGATCTACGATTCATGGGTATTTATCCAGGAAAACGGATTGTTTGCGGTTGGAAATCCTCCATTGTCACTGGCGGCAACTTATCCGTTCGGAACTGCTTTGTACGAAGAATGTTTCAATACGAATACCATCACTTTTACCATTCCAACTGCGCAGGCGTCCGATTATTCGTTCAACGTAACCTGGGGAGGAACGGCTACCAGTGGTGTCGATTATTCGTCCTTGCCATCTTCGATTACTATTCCTGCCGGGCAAACTTCCATTAACCTGCCGATCAATGTCTTTACAGATGGGATAACGGAAGGAGTTGAAACGATCGAATGTACTTATCCGATAAGTGTTTGCAGCAACGGATTAGCCATTATAAATATTGATGATGCTGCTCCATTGACCGCTAATGCTGGTCCGGATACGGATATTTGCGGCGGCGCTTCTTCGGCTACATTAACTGCTACATCTGCTAACGGAAACGGATCAGTGACTTATTCCTGGGATAACGGTGCGGGATCAACCGCGTCAGTTTCCGTGTCACCTGCTTCAACAACAACGTATACGGTTACGGCAACCGATCAGTGCGGACGTACTGCTACCGACCAGGTAACGGTAGCTGTGGGAACTCCACCCGTTATTGATGCCGGAACAAATACTTCTATTTGTCCGGGAGGAAGCACCACTTTATCGGCTACGGGAGCTGTGAGCTATTCCTGGGATAATGGATTGGGAGCAGGAAATGGTATTTCTGTTTCTCCTGCAACTACAACTACTTATAATGTTACCGGAACGGCGGCAAATGGCTGTACATCTACAGACGCAGTTACCATTACAGTAAATGCGGTCCCGGTTGTGAATGCAGGTTCGGATCAAACGATTTGCCAGGGAGCAATGATTTCGGTTTCCGGTTCGGGAGCGCAAACCTACTCCTGGAATAATGGAGTCAGCAACGGTGTTTCTTTTGCTCCAGCCTCAACAACGACTTATACAGTAACCGGTACGGATGTGAACGGCTGTCAGAGTACGGATCAGGTTACTATTACAGTAAATCTGTTGCCAAACGTAGATGCGGGTGCGCCTCAATCGGTTTGCCAGGGCGGGTCGGTTACATTGAACGGATCGGGAGCACAATCGTATTCCTGGAATAATGGAGTTACGAACGGAGTTTCCTTTGTTCCCGCTTCAACAACGACTTATACGGTAACCGGTACGGATGCGAATGGCTGCCAAAGTACAGATCAGGTTACGGTTACGATCAATCCATTGTCCAATGTAGATGCGGGTTCTCCCCAATCTGTTTGCCAGGGCGGATCTGTTACTTTGAACGGATCAGGAGCACAATCTTATACCTGGAACAATGGAGTCAGCAACGGAGTCTCCTTTTCTCCGGCGTCAACCACAACTTATACGGTAACCGGAACAGATGCAAACGGCTGTACGGGAACAGACCAGGTGACGGTTACAGTGAATCCGTTGCCAAACGTAGACGCAGGTTCGCCTCAAACGGTTTGTCAGGGCTTGCCTGTTACATTGAACGGTTCGGGAGCACAATCTTACGCCTGGAATAATGGTGTTTCGAACGGAGTTGCTTTTACTCCGTCTGCTACAACGACTTACACGGTGACCGGAACAAATGCGAACGGATGTACGAATACCGATCAGGTTACCATTACCGTAAATCCGCTTCCGAATGTAGATGCGGGTTCTCCTCAGGCGGTGTGCCAGGGCGGGTCGGTTACATTGAACGGATACGGAGCGCAATCCTATACCTGGAATAACGGGGTTACTAACGGCGTTTCTTTTGTTCCTGGGTCAACAACTACCTATACGGTAACTGGAACTGCTGCAAACGGTTGTATGGGAACAGACCAGGTAACCATTACTGTAAATCCATTGCCGAACGTGAATGCAGGAGCCGATCAGTCCATTTGTATCGGGGGCACGATTATACTTTCCGGCTCAGGAGCGCAGACTTATACCTGGAACAACGGAGTTTCAAACGGGGTTCCATTCGCTCCGGGATCCAGTCAAACGTATACGGTTACCGGAACAGACGCTAACGGGTGTGTCAATACCGATCAGATTACAGTAACTATCGTGCCGATGCCGACCGCAGTTGTTTCAGCAGATGTCACGGAAGGTTTCCCTGATCTGACGGTGAATTTCGACAATAACTCCATCAACGCTTCTACCTATAACTGGTCATTCGGGAACGGTTGGGAAATTGATCTGACGACGACTGCCGGAACTCAATATATCTATACCAGCCCGGGAGAATACCTGGTTGTTTTAACTGCCGCGAACGGATCTTGTGTGGATACCGACACGGTGAAGATCATCGTAAACCCGATTCCAGATCCTATTATCCGCATTCCGAATATTTTCACGCCGAACGGAGACCATAATAACGATACATTCTTCATTACGGCAACTTATGTGAAATCGGTGAAAGTGGTCATTGTGAACCGCTGGGGAGATAAAATGTGCGATTACGACAATGTAAACGGATATTGGGACGGAGTTGTTCGCGGGGACCTTGCTTCCGACGGTGTTTATTTCTTCAAATACGAAATCGAGGGACTCAATGGGAAAATACTGACGGGTCATGGAGATATCCAGTTGATCCGGTAA
- a CDS encoding bifunctional riboflavin kinase/FAD synthetase, whose translation MRVVRQLNSETKFNHPILTLGTYDGVHLGHQEIIRSLVQKAKRENKESVLFTFEPHPRKVLYPDSYSVKLIDTVDEKLAKLEKLGLDTVILFPFTKEFSRLSAMEFVRDVLVNQIGVSEMHIGHDHHFGKNREGSFQELQELGELYHFDVFQLPAISAGEVTISSTKIRNAILEGNVEYASELMGTPFVLQGKVVKGQQIGRTIGFPTANIDLENSEKIFPKNGVYAAKVHLGDQLVYGVMNIGTRPTVANNGQITIEVYLFDFSEEIYDRQIQVEVMQHIRDEKRFENIEDLKHQIQQDEITARTYFSLYH comes from the coding sequence ATGCGTGTAGTCCGGCAGTTGAATTCAGAAACAAAGTTTAATCATCCAATCCTTACTTTGGGTACCTATGACGGTGTTCATTTGGGCCACCAGGAGATTATTCGTTCGTTGGTTCAGAAGGCTAAGCGCGAAAACAAGGAATCTGTTTTATTTACATTCGAACCACATCCGCGAAAAGTCCTTTACCCCGACAGTTACTCCGTGAAACTGATCGATACGGTGGACGAGAAATTGGCGAAACTGGAAAAACTGGGACTGGATACCGTTATTCTTTTTCCTTTCACGAAAGAATTTTCACGCTTATCAGCCATGGAATTTGTCCGTGATGTATTGGTGAACCAGATCGGTGTCAGCGAAATGCACATTGGCCACGATCATCACTTCGGGAAGAACCGGGAAGGATCTTTCCAGGAATTGCAGGAGTTGGGCGAATTGTACCATTTTGATGTTTTCCAGTTGCCTGCTATTTCTGCCGGAGAAGTAACGATCAGTTCTACCAAAATCCGCAATGCTATCCTGGAAGGAAATGTGGAATACGCGTCCGAATTGATGGGAACTCCGTTTGTGTTGCAGGGAAAAGTGGTAAAAGGACAGCAAATCGGGCGGACAATCGGTTTCCCGACTGCGAATATAGACCTGGAAAACTCCGAGAAAATCTTTCCTAAAAATGGGGTGTATGCTGCGAAAGTTCACCTGGGAGACCAATTGGTTTACGGGGTTATGAATATTGGCACGCGTCCCACTGTTGCGAATAACGGCCAGATTACCATTGAGGTTTATTTGTTCGATTTCTCGGAGGAAATTTACGACCGGCAGATTCAGGTGGAAGTCATGCAACATATACGCGACGAAAAGCGTTTTGAAAATATAGAAGATCTGAAACATCAAATTCAACAGGATGAAATTACTGCCCGCACTTATTTTTCTTTGTATCACTAA